From a region of the Corallococcus coralloides DSM 2259 genome:
- a CDS encoding AgmX/PglI C-terminal domain-containing protein — protein MASSHRTFVRWLLIPGLSLGLFLLFTLGAAWVTRFTDAPELPEPAAPPARPPRVSAPAPEPSRPAAPSAPLPPPAAPVREPPRAPPPRDDFDAPDPRRVEVVEPVVEASSGRIDAEDLRLAIQSVTPLVQQCFQDAAQRNRGTQEVKLRFTVEGEGSEGKMNRGELVSSTIPDPMVQACVLDSLLDARFPAPHLGGSATVLHPFRFTVPGDAGP, from the coding sequence ATGGCGTCCTCGCACCGCACCTTCGTCCGCTGGCTCCTCATCCCCGGCTTGAGCCTGGGCCTGTTCCTGCTGTTCACGCTGGGAGCCGCATGGGTGACGCGCTTCACGGACGCACCGGAGCTGCCTGAACCGGCCGCGCCGCCGGCCCGTCCGCCGCGCGTGAGCGCACCGGCGCCCGAGCCCTCCCGGCCCGCCGCCCCCTCCGCGCCGCTCCCGCCCCCCGCGGCTCCGGTGCGCGAGCCGCCCCGCGCCCCGCCGCCGCGCGACGACTTCGACGCCCCCGACCCGCGCCGCGTGGAGGTGGTGGAGCCGGTGGTGGAGGCCTCCTCCGGCCGCATCGACGCGGAGGACCTGCGCCTGGCCATCCAGTCCGTGACTCCGCTCGTGCAGCAATGTTTCCAGGACGCCGCACAACGCAACCGGGGCACACAAGAAGTGAAGCTGCGCTTCACGGTGGAGGGCGAGGGCTCCGAGGGGAAGATGAACCGGGGCGAGCTCGTCTCCAGCACCATCCCGGACCCCATGGTGCAGGCGTGCGTGCTGGATTCGCTCCTGGACGCGCGCTTCCCTGCACCCCACCTGGGAGGGTCCGCGACCGTGCTCCATCCATTCCGGTTCACCGTGCCCGGGGACGCTGGCCCGTGA
- a CDS encoding tRNA-(ms[2]io[6]A)-hydroxylase, whose protein sequence is MSSRPTPSRRPLSGAGPVILHAPTDPGWLPLALAHFDAVLVDHAHCEKKAAANALSMLQAYPDLPGLPSQMARLAREESAHLARVLDLMAARGLTLTKDAGDPYAQGLQKHVRTPALERRVDRLLVAAIIEARSCERLSLLAEGLTDPALARFYGELAQSEDGHQSLFHRLAVTASNGDEAAVDARLQYLLAQESRVLADVGLRAAIH, encoded by the coding sequence ATGAGCAGCCGCCCCACGCCCTCCCGCCGTCCCCTCTCCGGAGCGGGCCCCGTCATCCTCCACGCGCCCACCGACCCCGGCTGGCTGCCGCTGGCGCTCGCCCACTTCGACGCGGTGCTGGTGGACCACGCCCACTGCGAGAAGAAGGCCGCCGCCAACGCGCTGTCCATGCTCCAGGCCTACCCGGACCTGCCGGGGCTGCCGTCGCAGATGGCGCGTCTGGCCCGCGAGGAGAGCGCCCACCTGGCGCGCGTGCTGGACCTGATGGCCGCGCGAGGACTCACGCTCACCAAGGACGCCGGGGACCCGTACGCGCAGGGCTTGCAGAAGCACGTGCGCACGCCCGCCCTGGAGCGGCGCGTGGACCGCCTGCTCGTCGCCGCCATCATCGAAGCGCGCTCGTGTGAGCGGCTCTCCCTGCTCGCGGAGGGGCTCACCGACCCGGCGCTCGCCCGCTTCTACGGCGAGCTGGCGCAGTCCGAGGACGGCCACCAGTCCCTCTTCCACCGCCTGGCCGTCACCGCGTCCAACGGGGACGAGGCCGCCGTGGATGCGCGGCTGCAGTACCTGCTCGCGCAGGAGTCGCGGGTCCTCGCGGACGTGGGGCTGCGCGCCGCCATCCACTGA
- a CDS encoding SLC13 family permease, translated as MSIALVLAVIVVALVLFSVDSIPIEFTSLVVVCLLALSGVLTPAQAFEGFSNDTVIFIFTLLAMTQGLAATGVVQMVGQRMAFFARFGHQAFVLAMMGVVAVFSSFISNTVTTAAFLPVAIGAAQRAKVPRSKVLLPLAYASMLGGTVLLFGTSTNLVVSAALKRQGMAPIGVTELAPVGLPVVLLGIAVVVLLGRWLLPSREGKPGTEGFTLRDYLTEAVVPGDSRYVGKPLAELTEGLGLRVIGVVRDGETLNAKPSYVLTGQERLLVEGRREDILRVKDLQGLALRPDVRLSDAELEGPESMLAEVGVPPGSALVGRSLRETLFVERFGLVALGLHRRPGIQRLTKLQLLGRAREEHSLSTLPLSVGDVLLLRGPRQKVAELAPGHTLMVLEGHEYEPPRYAKALLAVLIFLGSLAAGSLGWVPLSLAGLTGMLLMIATGCVDARTAFRVDWRVVLLIGAMMALGLAMEVSGAGKFIGDHVARLGAYGGPRAVLALLMVLTIVLSAPMSNQAAALVVLPVALNAATQLGVDVRPFAMGVTLAASCSFITPLEPSCVLVYGPGHYRFTDFFRLGTPLTAVLVVFLVFAVPVVWPFHA; from the coding sequence ATGTCCATCGCCCTCGTCCTGGCCGTCATCGTCGTCGCTCTGGTCCTGTTTTCCGTGGATTCCATCCCCATCGAGTTCACCTCGCTGGTGGTGGTGTGCCTCCTGGCCCTGTCCGGGGTGCTGACGCCCGCGCAGGCGTTCGAGGGCTTCAGCAACGACACGGTCATCTTCATCTTCACGCTGCTGGCGATGACGCAGGGGCTGGCCGCGACGGGCGTGGTGCAGATGGTGGGGCAGCGGATGGCGTTCTTCGCCCGCTTCGGCCACCAGGCGTTCGTGCTGGCGATGATGGGCGTGGTGGCGGTGTTCTCGTCGTTCATCTCCAACACGGTGACGACGGCGGCCTTCCTGCCGGTGGCCATTGGCGCCGCGCAGCGGGCGAAGGTGCCGCGCAGCAAGGTGCTGCTGCCCCTGGCGTACGCGTCCATGCTGGGCGGCACGGTGCTGCTCTTTGGCACGTCCACGAACCTGGTGGTGTCCGCGGCGCTGAAGCGGCAGGGGATGGCGCCCATTGGCGTGACGGAGCTGGCGCCGGTGGGGCTGCCGGTGGTGCTGCTGGGCATCGCCGTGGTGGTGCTCCTGGGGCGGTGGCTGCTGCCCTCGCGCGAGGGCAAGCCGGGCACGGAGGGCTTCACGCTGCGCGACTACCTCACGGAGGCCGTGGTGCCCGGGGACTCGCGCTATGTGGGCAAGCCCCTGGCGGAGCTCACGGAAGGGCTGGGCCTGCGCGTGATTGGCGTGGTGCGCGATGGCGAGACCCTCAACGCGAAGCCGTCCTACGTGCTGACGGGCCAGGAGCGGCTGCTGGTGGAGGGCCGGCGCGAGGACATCCTGCGGGTGAAGGACCTGCAGGGGCTCGCGCTGCGGCCGGACGTGCGGCTGTCGGACGCGGAATTGGAGGGGCCGGAGTCGATGCTCGCGGAGGTGGGCGTGCCGCCCGGCAGTGCGCTGGTGGGGCGCAGCCTGCGGGAGACGCTGTTCGTGGAGCGCTTCGGGCTGGTGGCGCTGGGGCTGCACCGCCGGCCCGGCATCCAGCGGCTCACGAAGCTGCAGCTGTTGGGGCGCGCCCGGGAGGAGCACTCGCTGTCCACGCTGCCCCTGTCCGTGGGGGACGTGCTGCTGTTGCGCGGCCCGCGTCAGAAGGTGGCGGAGCTGGCCCCGGGCCACACGCTGATGGTGCTGGAGGGCCACGAGTACGAGCCGCCGCGCTACGCGAAGGCGCTGCTCGCGGTGCTCATCTTCCTGGGCTCGCTGGCGGCGGGCTCCCTGGGCTGGGTGCCGCTGTCGCTGGCGGGGCTCACCGGCATGCTGCTGATGATCGCCACCGGGTGCGTGGACGCGCGCACCGCGTTCCGCGTGGACTGGCGGGTGGTGCTGCTCATCGGCGCGATGATGGCGCTGGGGCTGGCCATGGAGGTGAGCGGCGCGGGGAAGTTCATCGGCGACCACGTGGCCCGGCTGGGCGCGTACGGCGGCCCCCGCGCGGTGCTGGCGCTGTTGATGGTGCTGACCATCGTGCTGTCGGCGCCCATGAGCAACCAGGCCGCGGCGCTGGTGGTGCTGCCGGTGGCGCTCAACGCGGCGACGCAGCTGGGCGTGGACGTGCGCCCCTTCGCCATGGGCGTCACGCTGGCGGCCAGCTGTTCGTTCATCACCCCGCTGGAGCCCAGCTGCGTGCTCGTCTACGGGCCCGGGCACTACCGGTTCACCGACTTCTTCCGGCTGGGCACGCCGCTGACCGCGGTGCTGGTGGTGTTCCTCGTCTTCGCCGTGCCCGTGGTGTGGCCCTTCCACGCGTAG
- a CDS encoding GNAT family N-acetyltransferase: MPVTVEQLAPSHTDALRALLAKDPVHNLYLLGLLEEFGIAAPERRAAFSFHGRFDSGVLTAAVFVGGEGGLVVPSASDASATGVIADVLAANLKLRSTVGDKASVDALVRSLCEGKPRLSRTQKLFSVSADDLGPFTNPTLRLAREEDVPRLLPLAQGYVREIFERDPLSEDPAHYEARVLQRVRQRRTYVLEEGGELVFKVDIGCRSQFGAELEGMYTPPSRRRQGHATLCLGQISRHLLSSLPRLAMRVDERDESTARIARKVGYHAGRTQRLVLVE, translated from the coding sequence ATGCCCGTCACCGTCGAACAGCTCGCGCCTTCCCACACGGACGCCTTGCGCGCGCTCCTGGCGAAGGATCCCGTCCACAACCTCTACCTCCTGGGGTTGCTGGAGGAGTTCGGCATCGCGGCGCCGGAGCGCCGGGCGGCCTTCTCCTTCCACGGCCGCTTCGACAGCGGCGTCCTCACCGCGGCCGTCTTCGTGGGCGGCGAGGGCGGGCTGGTGGTGCCCAGCGCCAGCGACGCCAGCGCCACCGGCGTCATCGCGGACGTGCTCGCCGCCAACCTCAAGCTGCGCTCCACCGTGGGGGACAAGGCCTCCGTGGACGCGCTGGTGCGCAGCCTCTGTGAAGGCAAGCCGCGCCTGTCCCGCACCCAGAAGCTGTTCAGCGTCTCCGCGGACGACCTGGGCCCCTTCACCAACCCCACCCTGCGCCTGGCCCGCGAAGAGGACGTGCCCCGCCTGCTGCCCCTGGCCCAGGGCTACGTGCGCGAGATTTTCGAGCGGGACCCGCTGTCCGAGGACCCCGCCCACTACGAGGCCCGCGTCCTCCAGCGCGTGCGCCAGCGCCGCACCTACGTGCTGGAGGAGGGCGGCGAGCTCGTGTTCAAGGTGGACATCGGCTGCCGCTCGCAGTTCGGCGCGGAGCTGGAGGGCATGTACACGCCCCCGTCCCGCCGCCGTCAGGGCCACGCCACGCTGTGCCTGGGACAGATTTCCCGGCACCTGTTGTCCTCGCTGCCCCGGCTGGCCATGCGCGTCGACGAGCGCGACGAGAGCACCGCCCGCATCGCGCGCAAGGTGGGCTACCACGCCGGCCGCACCCAGCGGCTCGTGCTGGTCGAGTAG
- the gluQRS gene encoding tRNA glutamyl-Q(34) synthetase GluQRS, translating to MRGRFAPSPTGRMHLGNVRSALLGWLQARAAGGAFLLRIEDLDRARCRPQFLQDLYEDLRWLGLDWDETPLIQSERDGVYREAQEKLEREGLIYPCFCTRAEIARAASAPHGLSDEGPRYPGTCAHLTAGQVSERARTRAPAYRFRAREGEVRFVDELMGPYAQDVQALVGDFVVRRNDGVASYQLAVVVDDAASRITHVLRGDDLLPSTPRQLQLYAALGLPAPAFLHVPLVMGEDGKRLAKRDGAFALAELRARGRPPEHVLGLLAAWSGLGDGSPVTLPALVARYRTDVLPREPVVAREALLLDALGLR from the coding sequence ATGCGAGGACGCTTCGCCCCCAGCCCCACCGGCCGCATGCACCTGGGCAACGTGAGAAGCGCGCTCCTGGGCTGGCTCCAGGCCCGGGCCGCGGGTGGCGCGTTCCTCTTGCGCATCGAGGACCTGGACCGCGCGAGATGCCGCCCCCAGTTCCTCCAGGACCTCTACGAGGACCTGCGCTGGCTGGGCCTGGACTGGGACGAAACACCGCTCATCCAGAGCGAGCGCGACGGCGTCTACCGCGAGGCCCAGGAGAAGCTCGAGCGCGAGGGGCTCATCTATCCGTGCTTCTGCACGCGCGCGGAGATCGCCCGCGCGGCGAGCGCTCCCCACGGCCTGTCCGACGAGGGCCCGCGCTACCCCGGCACCTGCGCGCACCTCACCGCCGGACAGGTTTCTGAACGTGCCCGCACGCGCGCCCCCGCGTACCGCTTCCGCGCGCGCGAAGGCGAGGTGCGCTTCGTGGACGAGCTCATGGGCCCGTATGCCCAGGACGTGCAGGCGCTGGTGGGGGACTTCGTGGTGCGCCGCAACGACGGCGTGGCCAGCTACCAGCTGGCGGTGGTGGTGGACGACGCGGCCAGCCGCATCACCCACGTGCTGCGCGGGGACGACCTGCTGCCCTCCACGCCCCGGCAGCTCCAGCTCTACGCCGCGCTGGGCCTGCCCGCGCCCGCGTTCCTCCACGTGCCGCTGGTGATGGGCGAGGACGGCAAGCGGCTGGCGAAGCGCGATGGAGCGTTCGCGCTCGCGGAGCTGCGGGCGCGCGGCCGGCCTCCCGAGCACGTCCTGGGCCTGCTCGCCGCATGGAGCGGCCTGGGCGACGGCAGCCCGGTGACGCTGCCCGCGCTCGTCGCGCGCTACCGCACGGACGTGCTTCCTCGTGAGCCGGTGGTGGCGCGCGAGGCACTGCTCCTCGACGCGCTCGGCCTGCGCTGA
- a CDS encoding adenylate/guanylate cyclase domain-containing protein yields MTPAPTSPPAELSLDEYRFLRQLGRVTDDLLEESLRERETLTQCFRRCFPTLLAHLGARAIAVTTRDEELVEQTWSEGDWGGVFAGSLLAGPVGLSVLDTGTLLTQTLDVAGSPVGTLGVLFAGPPGDASTTAKRARALDVVAEELDTVLMLVHTASEKHQLILQCNEHLANPVFEAGMDHAVRTLSQRVRLPGFLLLYRDAVQPHVLHYRTYRHGQLEYESGEQPGAQLESLLHQHGTRLLHGDAGVLKRLFDGRTTEAVLISAATRSEPLGKIVVWSNEGFSAYAMDLIRVLASTLSQRLLDYNRERIHLSQFFPTVAIDALLEDPDYARHLRAQEQEVGILFADINGFTRICEQGFDSPRSIGRFVDEWSARAVDCIWARGGVFDKMVGDCVIGLFGPPFFQTDRVRRAEAAVRAAQDIQSFTAELSEREEVAALCRRVKLPGLGVAVGVNLATANCGLFGPNRNYTAFSSGMNQAARLQSLAGFRETLVMESVHEALKQSQEPFVRKLQFGPLTETPVKNVAQPLRHYRLAP; encoded by the coding sequence ATGACCCCGGCGCCCACGTCCCCACCCGCTGAGTTGTCCCTGGACGAGTACCGCTTCCTGCGCCAGCTGGGACGTGTCACGGACGACCTCCTGGAGGAGAGCCTGCGGGAGCGCGAGACGCTCACCCAGTGCTTCCGGCGCTGCTTCCCCACGCTGCTGGCGCACCTGGGCGCGCGCGCCATCGCCGTCACCACGCGCGACGAGGAGCTGGTGGAGCAGACCTGGAGCGAGGGCGACTGGGGCGGCGTCTTCGCCGGAAGTCTTCTCGCGGGGCCGGTGGGCCTGAGCGTCCTCGACACGGGCACGCTGCTCACCCAGACGCTGGACGTGGCGGGGTCACCGGTGGGCACGCTGGGCGTGCTCTTCGCGGGGCCGCCGGGTGACGCGAGCACCACCGCGAAGCGCGCGCGGGCGCTGGACGTGGTGGCGGAGGAGCTGGACACGGTGCTGATGCTGGTCCACACCGCGTCGGAGAAGCACCAGCTCATCCTCCAGTGCAACGAGCACCTGGCCAACCCCGTCTTCGAGGCGGGCATGGACCACGCGGTGCGCACGCTGTCGCAGCGGGTACGGCTGCCGGGCTTCCTCCTGCTGTACCGCGACGCCGTGCAGCCGCACGTGCTGCACTACCGCACGTACCGGCACGGGCAGCTGGAGTACGAGAGCGGAGAGCAGCCCGGCGCGCAGCTGGAGTCGCTGCTGCATCAGCACGGCACGCGGCTCTTGCACGGGGACGCGGGCGTGCTCAAGCGCCTGTTCGACGGGCGCACCACGGAGGCGGTGCTCATCTCCGCGGCCACGCGCAGCGAGCCCCTGGGCAAGATTGTCGTCTGGAGCAACGAGGGCTTCTCCGCGTACGCGATGGACCTCATCCGCGTGCTGGCCTCCACGCTGAGCCAGCGCCTCTTGGACTACAACCGCGAGCGCATCCACCTGTCGCAGTTCTTCCCCACGGTCGCCATCGACGCGCTCTTGGAGGACCCGGACTACGCGCGGCACCTGCGCGCGCAGGAGCAGGAGGTGGGCATCCTGTTCGCGGACATCAACGGCTTCACCCGCATCTGCGAGCAGGGCTTCGACAGCCCGCGCAGCATCGGCCGCTTCGTGGACGAGTGGAGCGCGCGCGCCGTGGACTGCATCTGGGCGCGCGGCGGCGTCTTCGACAAGATGGTGGGCGACTGCGTCATCGGCCTCTTCGGTCCGCCCTTCTTCCAGACGGACCGCGTGCGCCGCGCGGAGGCCGCCGTGCGCGCCGCGCAGGACATCCAGTCCTTCACCGCGGAGTTGAGCGAGCGCGAAGAGGTGGCCGCGCTGTGCCGGCGGGTGAAGCTGCCGGGGCTGGGCGTGGCGGTGGGCGTGAACCTGGCCACCGCCAACTGCGGCCTCTTCGGGCCCAACCGCAACTACACCGCGTTCTCCAGCGGCATGAACCAGGCCGCGCGACTGCAGTCGCTGGCGGGCTTTCGCGAGACGTTGGTGATGGAGAGCGTGCACGAAGCGCTGAAGCAGTCGCAGGAGCCCTTCGTGCGCAAGCTCCAGTTTGGCCCCCTCACGGAAACGCCGGTGAAGAACGTGGCGCAGCCGCTGCGGCACTACCGGCTGGCGCCGTAA
- a CDS encoding metallophosphoesterase family protein: MRFLHCSDVHITEDYFALPLRKLGWRRWVALVELTAGGRAKAYRNAQATLSTIAREAGTHGVDHFILSGDLTAYALEGEFRAARAALSPLAPTPARCTVIPGNHDVFTPGAARDGRFAKHFGDLLDSDLPEYRREGAFPFVRLVGEGAAVVGLCSARPLPTPGLSYGTVGPAQLEGLAALLKDARLDGRAILVVVHHAPRSSANHADGWHHGLHDADALLKLLPGPRFAVLHGHIHQRYHHPATHDRPHLFGAGSSTQAGKEGYWLIEVQDGVVVGGTKHVPAL; this comes from the coding sequence ATGCGCTTCCTGCACTGCTCCGACGTCCACATCACCGAGGACTACTTCGCCCTGCCGCTGCGCAAGCTGGGCTGGCGCCGCTGGGTGGCGCTCGTCGAGCTGACGGCGGGAGGCCGGGCGAAGGCCTACCGGAACGCGCAGGCGACACTGTCCACCATCGCCCGCGAGGCGGGCACGCACGGCGTGGACCACTTCATCCTCTCCGGCGACCTCACCGCCTACGCCCTGGAGGGCGAGTTCCGCGCCGCCCGCGCCGCGCTCTCACCCCTGGCCCCCACGCCCGCGCGCTGCACGGTCATCCCCGGCAACCACGACGTCTTCACCCCCGGCGCCGCCCGGGACGGCCGCTTCGCGAAGCACTTCGGGGACCTGCTGGACAGCGACCTGCCGGAGTACCGCCGCGAGGGGGCGTTCCCCTTCGTGCGCCTGGTGGGGGAGGGCGCCGCGGTGGTGGGCCTGTGCTCCGCGCGCCCGCTGCCCACGCCCGGCCTGTCCTACGGCACCGTGGGCCCCGCGCAGCTCGAAGGCCTGGCGGCCCTGCTGAAGGACGCCCGGCTGGACGGCCGCGCCATCCTGGTGGTGGTGCACCACGCGCCCCGGAGCTCCGCGAACCACGCGGACGGCTGGCATCACGGCCTGCATGACGCGGACGCGCTCCTGAAGCTGCTGCCGGGCCCGCGCTTCGCGGTGCTCCACGGCCACATCCACCAGCGCTACCACCACCCAGCCACCCACGACCGGCCCCACCTGTTCGGAGCGGGCTCCTCCACCCAGGCGGGGAAGGAGGGCTACTGGCTCATCGAGGTCCAGGACGGCGTCGTCGTGGGCGGCACGAAGCACGTGCCCGCGTTGTGA
- a CDS encoding phosphoenolpyruvate carboxykinase (GTP), protein MASTQAAAATEQAPTKNPTLLAWVAKMAAMTQPDRIVWCDGSEAEKQRLTEQAVKDGTLIPLNPQKRPGCYLHRSNPNDVARVEHLTFICTPNKTDAGPTNNWMEPEAAYTKLSQLFEGCMKGRTMYVVPYAMGPLGGASTKIGVELTDSDYVVLNMRIMTRMGKAALDMLGDSDDFNRGLHSTGDVNPDRRYICHFPQDNTIWSFGSGYGGNVLLGKKCLALRIGSYLGREEGWLAEHMLILGVTSPKGETTYIAAAFPSACGKTNFAMMIPPKEYAGWKIETVGDDIAWMRPGPDGRLYAINPEAGYFGVVPGTNYKTNPNAMETISKDTLFTNVALTPDGDVWWEGKDGEVPEELIDWQGKPWKKGSTEKAAHPNSRFTAPMSNNPVLSGKANDPQGVPISAIIFGGRRSNTVPLVLQAFNWTHGVFLGATMGSETTAAATGKVGVVRRDPMAMLPFCGYHMGDYLQHWLDMQKSIPQLPKIFQVNWFRQDKNGKFIWPGFGENMRVLEWIVNRVQGRVPTQETLLGWVPRQDQGLNLNGLDLPAEAIQEATSIKEDEWKSELKSQEVFFEQLGTKAPEALMLQRKLLIARLDG, encoded by the coding sequence ATGGCTTCGACGCAAGCGGCCGCCGCCACCGAGCAGGCGCCCACGAAGAACCCCACGCTGCTGGCGTGGGTGGCCAAGATGGCCGCGATGACCCAGCCGGACCGCATTGTCTGGTGCGACGGCTCCGAGGCGGAGAAGCAGCGCCTCACCGAGCAGGCGGTGAAGGACGGGACGCTCATCCCGCTCAACCCGCAGAAGCGCCCGGGCTGCTACCTGCACCGCTCCAACCCCAACGACGTGGCGCGCGTCGAGCACCTCACGTTCATCTGCACGCCCAACAAGACGGACGCGGGCCCCACCAACAACTGGATGGAGCCGGAGGCCGCCTACACGAAGCTTTCCCAGCTGTTCGAAGGCTGCATGAAGGGCCGCACCATGTACGTGGTGCCCTACGCCATGGGCCCGCTGGGCGGCGCCTCCACGAAGATTGGCGTGGAGCTGACGGACAGCGACTACGTGGTCCTCAACATGCGGATCATGACCCGCATGGGGAAGGCCGCGCTGGACATGCTGGGCGACAGCGACGACTTCAACCGCGGCCTGCACTCCACGGGTGACGTGAACCCGGACCGCCGCTACATCTGCCACTTCCCCCAGGACAACACCATCTGGAGCTTCGGCTCCGGCTATGGCGGCAACGTGCTGCTCGGGAAGAAGTGTCTCGCGCTGCGCATCGGCAGCTACCTGGGCCGCGAGGAGGGCTGGCTCGCCGAGCACATGCTCATCCTGGGCGTCACCAGCCCCAAGGGCGAGACGACCTACATCGCCGCGGCCTTCCCGTCCGCGTGCGGCAAGACGAACTTCGCCATGATGATCCCGCCCAAGGAGTACGCGGGCTGGAAGATTGAAACCGTTGGCGACGACATCGCCTGGATGCGCCCCGGTCCGGATGGCCGCCTGTACGCCATCAACCCGGAGGCCGGCTACTTCGGCGTGGTGCCGGGCACCAACTACAAGACCAACCCCAACGCCATGGAGACCATCTCCAAGGACACGCTCTTCACGAACGTGGCGCTCACGCCCGACGGCGACGTCTGGTGGGAGGGCAAGGACGGCGAGGTCCCCGAGGAGCTCATCGACTGGCAGGGCAAGCCCTGGAAGAAGGGCAGCACGGAGAAGGCGGCGCACCCGAACAGCCGCTTCACCGCGCCCATGAGCAACAACCCGGTGCTGTCCGGCAAGGCGAACGACCCCCAGGGCGTTCCCATCAGCGCCATCATCTTCGGCGGCCGCCGCTCCAACACGGTCCCGCTGGTGCTCCAGGCCTTCAACTGGACCCACGGCGTGTTCCTGGGCGCCACCATGGGCTCCGAGACGACGGCGGCGGCCACCGGCAAGGTGGGCGTCGTGCGCCGCGACCCCATGGCCATGCTGCCCTTCTGCGGCTACCACATGGGTGACTACCTCCAGCACTGGCTGGACATGCAGAAGTCCATCCCGCAGCTGCCGAAGATCTTCCAGGTCAACTGGTTCCGCCAGGACAAGAACGGCAAGTTCATCTGGCCGGGCTTCGGCGAGAACATGCGCGTGCTCGAGTGGATCGTGAACCGCGTCCAGGGCCGCGTCCCCACGCAGGAGACGCTGCTGGGCTGGGTGCCGCGCCAGGACCAGGGCCTCAACCTCAACGGCCTGGACCTGCCCGCGGAGGCCATCCAGGAGGCCACCTCCATCAAGGAGGACGAGTGGAAGTCCGAGCTCAAGAGCCAGGAGGTCTTCTTCGAGCAGCTGGGCACCAAGGCCCCCGAGGCCCTGATGCTCCAGCGCAAGCTGCTCATCGCGCGCCTGGACGGCTGA